From the genome of Chlorocebus sabaeus isolate Y175 chromosome 2, mChlSab1.0.hap1, whole genome shotgun sequence, one region includes:
- the OCSTAMP gene encoding LOW QUALITY PROTEIN: osteoclast stimulatory transmembrane protein (The sequence of the model RefSeq protein was modified relative to this genomic sequence to represent the inferred CDS: inserted 1 base in 1 codon; deleted 1 base in 1 codon): MPGHPGAAEHLVRTRWRSWHLGLWKALAPLQAAWDAFSQPVPANCGQLLTQLFLCASLAAAAAGLVYHWLAFLLLYPPGPSAMVATVCGLLVFLSLGLVPPLRCLLALSVPTLGTEQGRRLLLSYSTATLAVAVLPNILANVGAAGQVLRCVTEGSLESLLNTTQQLHAASRTLGPAGQAGGRGLTFEAQDNGSAFYLHMLRVTQQVLEDFSGLESLARAAALGTQRVVTVLFMLGLLVESAWYLHCYLTDLRFDNIYATQQLTQRLAQAQATHLVAPPPTWLLQAARLRLSQEELLSCLLRLGLLALLLVATAVAVATDHVAFLLAQATVDWAQKLPTVPIMLTVKYDVAYTVLGFIPFLFNQPPPESPFLSVHSSHQWELGLTSARCPLLPARRPRAAAPLAAGALQLLAGSTVLLEAYARRLRHAIAASFFTAQEARRVRHLHARLQRRHDRHQGQQLSLGAPSCXPTPRPACKPPAWIDCRLDALRTESREGEGKELWSCRDLSCSLGPVPPPCVTLGRSLHRSELRLPPLHNDCIFTIDGTCFPCRDVVRMEGNTGRDRPG; encoded by the exons ATGCCAGGCCACCCAGGAGCAGCTGAGCACCTTGTCAGGACCAG GTGGAGGTCCTGGCACTTGGGGCTCTGGAAGGCCCTCGCCCCACTGCAGGCTGCCTGGGACGCCTTCTCCCAGCCTGTTCCGGCCAACTGTGGCCAGCTGCTGACCCAGCTCTTCCTGTGTGCCtccctggctgctgctgctgcaggtcTGGTGTATCACTGGCTGGCATTCCTGCTGCTTTATCCTCCTGGACCTTCAGCCATGGTGGCCACTGTCTGTGGCCTCCTGGTCTTCCTGAGCCTGGGCCTGGTGCCCCCACTCCGCTGCCTGCTTGCACTCAGCGTGCCCACCCTAGGCACGGAGCAGGGACGCCGGCTGCTCCTGTCCTACAGCACTGCCACCCTGGCCGTTGCTGTGCTGCCcaacatcctggccaacgtgggtgCGGCCGGGCAGGTGCTGAGGTGTGTCACCGAGGGTTCCCTGGAGAGTCTGCTCAACACCACTCAACAGCTGCATGCAGCATCCAGGACTCTGGGCCCCGCAGGCCAGGCAGGCGGCCGGGGCTTGACATTTGAGGCCCAGGACAATGGCTCTGCCTTCTACCTTCACATGCTCAGGGTCACTCAGCAGGTCCTGGAGGATTTCTCTGGCCTGGAGTCCCTGGCCCGGGCAGCAGCGCTAGGGACCCAGCGAGTGGTCACAGTGCTGTTTATGCTGGGCCTCCTGGTGGAGTCGGCATGGTACCTCCATTGCTACCTGACAGACCTGCGGTTTGACAATATCTACGCCACACAACAGCTGACCCAGCGGTTGGCACAGGCCCAGGCTACACACCTGGTGGCCCCTCCACCCACCTGGCTGCTCCAGGCAGCTCGGCTGAGGCTGTCACAGGAGGAGCTGTTGAGTTGCCTTCTAAGGTTGGGGCTGCTTGCCCTCCTCCTGGTGGCCACGGCTGTGGCAGTGGCCACAGACCATGTAGCCTTCCTCCTGGCACAGGCGACCGTGGACTGGGCTCAGAAGTTGCCAACTGTGCCCATCATGCTCACGGTCAAGTACGAT gTGGCATACACTGTCCTGGGCTTCATCCCTTTCCTCTTCAACCAGCCGCCCCCGGAGAGCCCCTTCCTCTCTGTCCACAGCTCCCACCAATGGGAGCTCGGCCTCACCTCCGCCCGCTGCCCACTGCTACCCGCCCGGCGTCCCCGCGCGGCTGCCCCGCTGGCCGCGGGGGCCCTGCAGCTCCTGGCGGGCTCCACGGTGCTCCTGGAGGCCTACGCCCGCCGCCTGCGGCACGCCATCGCCGCTTCCTTCTTCACAGCCCAGGAGGCGAGGAGGGTCCGCCACCTGCACGCCCGGCTTCAGCGAAGACACGACAGGCACCAAGGCCAGCAGCTGTCCCTGGGGGCTCCTTCCT GCCCCACACCCAGACCTGCCTGCAAGCCTCCGGCATGGATAGACTGCAGGCTGGATGCCTTG AGAACTGAgagcagagagggagaggggaaagagCTTTGGAGTTGCAGAGACCTGAGTTGTAGCCTCGGTCCTGTGCCGCctccctgtgtgaccttgggtaggtCACTTCACCGCTCTGAGCTTCGGCTTCCACCTCTGCATAACGACTGCATATTTACCATTGATGGGACCTGCTTCCCATGCAGGGATGTGGTCAGGATGGAAGGAAATACTGGGCGTGATAGGCCTGGATAA